Below is a window of Brassica napus cultivar Da-Ae chromosome A5, Da-Ae, whole genome shotgun sequence DNA.
TATTCTCTTCCATTACCCTTGTTCGATTATCGATGTAGCTAGCTAGTTGTCGTCTTTACACTTTCACAGCTTCCCTCGGGGCTCCGGATGATTAAACGAACATgcacttattattattttagaattgaAACATCTCCCGTATATATACATAACCACAGGTAACGTAACACATTAATTTTACTCGTGTCTTCCCTAGTCCTAGTTTCTTCCACCAAACACGGTTTTCCTCAAAACTCACATTCTCAAGGTGTCGCTACGTTCTCCTTCGCCAGAGGAGCTATTTCTTCACCTTCGACTCCAGCTTCACTTCCGGCAACATCTAGTGACAATAGTACCTTCTCCCACAGTCTCGCTGGTCCCTGCATCCATCAATAAACGTCAAATCAGTTTCCATTAGCGCAAACCAAGCAAAAAGATAAACGAATGAAACGGACCTTCCAGGAGAAGTCTTGGTCCATGCAGTTCTTGACCATCTCATTCATAGCGGGTGTACCGTACACTGCAACAGCTCTAGCTACAGCCTTTGCTGTTGCAATCACATCATCTGGATCCACAACTTCACactacaaacacacacacacacagagaaaaaaaacattgtaagacaCAATTACTTGTAATGTCGGAAGAAACCGCAGCGTGTAAGTTTAGCTACCTTGACGTTGAATCTTCCAATGTGGAAACCTGTGAAGCCATCTTTAACAGTATCCACAAGCCCACCAGTAGATGCCACAATAGGGACGGTTCCATACCTCATGGCGTGCAGCTGAATGAGACCGCACGGCTCAAACCTGCTGGGGACAATGATGAAGTCAGCTCCTGCTGTGATCATATGAGCCAATGGCACGTTGAATTTCGCCACTCCAACCGCCTTCCCTGGGAACTTCTCTTCGAGTTCAAGAATCTGagcctccatcttcttcttacCGGTTCCCTGTCATAAAAACTTCATCAGACAAGATTCAAAAAGTTTGTGAACGCAAGTCCACTACTTACAAGGATCACCATCTGAACATTGAGGCCCATGAACTTGGAGATAGCTTCCACGAGAATATCAGAGCCCTTCTGCTCCTCCAATCTCCCAATGAAACCGATCACAGGGACATCCCTGTCCACTGGAAGTCCAACAGCGGCCTGAAGCGCTTCTTTGATCAGTGGCTTAGCTTCCGTTACAGTGGTAATGTCATATTTGATATCGATGTACTTGTCAGTAGCCGGGTTCCATTCTTGAACATCCATGCCGTTAATAATTCCAGAAACTGTTTTCATTCGAAGGTATGAATGCAGCTCCACGCCTCTATCGATCCCAGAGATGAGCTCTTGAGCATAGTATGGACTAACTGTTAAGACACGCCATGCTTCTAGAATCGCAGCCTTCATCCAGTTGATCTTCCTTCCTTTTACTGGCTTTTCGTAACTGTACACGGAACAAGAACACAGATATCAAGCTAAGGACAGAGAGAGTGTACtaatgtgtgtttttttttaaggaattAGTACCCGTCCATGAAGTCGAAAGAGCTCTTAAAGCTGTCAGGCAAATTGAGAAGAGAAAAGTCGTCAAAGGCAAATCTTCCTTGGTAGGCTATGTTGTGAATGCAGAACACAACCTGTTAGATCAGACGACTATAGATTAGTTGATGTTACTGTCTATGATTTTGGCAAACCAAGTATCTAGCTACCGTAACAAAGGAGTACAAAAAGTTCATTTACCTTTGCATTCATGTAGATTCCGCGTGACTGATACATAGACTTGAGGTAACAAGGAAGGAGAGCAGTGTGCCAATCATTGGCAACAAACACCACATCTTCCCCTATAATAACATCATAGATTGGTTTACAATCCCTTTTCTTTTCAGAATGCAGAGTGTTTTCAAAAGCTTTTACAAGAAATTGAAAACCATTCTCACCATATGGTCCAGAGAAATACTTGCTGCTGTTCAGGTTTAGAACCCGTGGTGCCTCAAGAGCAGCCTGCCAACGACCAAAAGTAAATCAAGTTATCATATGTTGTTCAAACACAGATTCTGAAGTAGCTATCTTCAAAAAACAGTTTTCTTTTTGGGCTTCAAGTTTCAGCCAAATGGAGTTTAACAAGATAGGTTGTAAGATTTGAGATGATTGGTTAGCCTAAGAAGGTAGGATTTAAATCTAAGTGATCATTCTCTAATATTCTCTCTAACTTGGCACttgatagagaaaaaaaatctcataaagATGGAAGGAGCTCGGTCTTGACACAGAAAACAAACCAAGATTGAGAAACAAGAAGGGAAAGAGTGTTTACCTGACACAACAAACTGAACCGGAGTTGGTTGTCAGTGTAGTCTACTCCAGTTATAGGACCATAGATTTTGGATCCAGTTTTGCCCACAACCTACCTTAGTATTCTCTGTGAGATCATAGCTTGAATGATCTTGTTGATTAggtaaacaagaaaacaaacctTTGCAAGGAAGAGTGGATGGTCGACAAAGACACGATCAACTCCTCGTTTGTAGCAGTGAAAGAAACGCACGTCCTCAACTTTATCTCCAACTTTTATCTACATCATTATCAGCAGATAACATTACGAGATGCTTGATTGTTGTTGAAGGTCCATATAAGAGTAACAATGTACCTGAACCACTACACAGGTGTCCCAAGCATCTTTATATTGGTCATACCGAGGGCATACTGTCATCACACGGTGGCCTCTTgcctaacaaaaaaaagaaaaaacataaacataatgGTCCATCAAAGAcgtcatgcatatatatatattgaacttACGGCGAGAGCTGGAGGAAGACCACCTAAGACATCACCAAGGCCACCGGTTTTGCTCCATGGACCAACCTCAGCACCAATAAAGATCATAGACATGCCTTTCTCACACACAATCTTACCCACACGTTTAGCTTTAGGAGCATTCTGCTGTAATCCCTTTGAGGATTTAGCAGAAACAGCTTTGGCTTGACATCTCCTCTGAAGCCTATCCACCATGTTGAAGGATCTTAGCCCACAGTGAGTCATGGATTGACACTTGAAGCTGATCTGAGACAGATTGGCGTTGGCCTCAGAGCCTGAAGCTCCTCCATGGTTGTTGTTGACAAGCGAGACAAAATGGGAACCTGTCACATATGCCATCttgcgagagagagagaccctTTTCACCTAAACATtgcaacaggaagaagaactcACAAATCGATGCTTTTTCAGCAGAAAGATAACATCTTTGCGAAGAAAACTTACAGATGAAGATGTGATCAGACAGCGAGAGAGGTGAGGAGAAAACGAGGAAGAAGGAGGTCCGTTTATGTAAAGAGGAGAGTGGAAGCTGGACTGACCAAATTTAACACGTGGCGTTATTACAGTAGTTGAGTTTGCCTATGGATGCGATTTCCATCACATGAGAGTGGGCAATGGCATTCTCCGAGAATATGCCTTCAATCCTGAGGCTCTTAAATTTCATCTGGGAAGAAGGACGTTTTCGTGCGTACGTTTCTTCCACTTGCTAAGAATCCACGGCTGAGATTTGCCTCTGAACATTGCCCAGTTTGTGGGTCCCGTGGTTATAGAAGTGTTTTGTTTGTCGTCGTGTACCTTGAACGTGTCTTTGGACGACATCTCTTCTTGGCCCATTTGTTTAATTGACGGtcgatatttttttgtcatgtttttttttcttcttcttattgtcTCTGataagtttttatttcttttttttttgaacaattttagtttttttttttatttctaaagagTAAAAGTATAGAGTAAAAGACAGTTACtcaatgaccaaaaaaaaaaaaaaaaagacagttactcttagggcaattgtcaataatagcaccttttgaagtttatgtctcaaaaatagcactagaaggagaaagtcacaaaaatgacattcattaaagggtaaaatatccataatacccttggtttaaaataaataaataaataaataaaataaaaatacaaaaatgaaaaaaaaaaatttttatagtttcagattatatgttttcagattcgaaatttttataaattttttcttgaattgtttttcgaattttttttttttttttttaattttatttttataatttaaaaatactttttgaaactgtttttaaaattttattttttattttagtatttattttttataaaattttaaaccttaatTCCAAAACcacaccccttaactctaaaccctaaggtttggattaattaacccaaggggtataagtatatatttacctctttaatgaaacctatttttgtgaatttgagccttgagtgctactttgggaacaaaaacttagtttagtgctatcctagtctttttctcttactcttattacttctttttttttgcgcaATActcttattacttttttttcttaaatggaAAACCAAATCTTACTCAAATGTTTcgtcttttcttgttttatggtattaCTTTACCTCCTTTCATTAAAGAGACACCTAAAGcaacagaaaataaatatataattattaatatttttccttttcttttttctttcttctttcttctttacttATTCTATGTTACTCTAATATATTACTTGACATttcattaataaattttaatttatttctgtGAAATAATCCTATTTGAATATATTGTTTAAGAAAGAAATCAGATATAGTGATTTTAGATCATAGTTCGTtgtatttattatcattttaacatattaaatttattatgtgtatgcataaaaatagaattaagaaaaaaagaaatctaaaatataagTTTGGCAAAGATGGAATTTCATGGGTTAGTCATCTAATCTTTTCAATGAGAACTacgttacaaaaatatttagagcaAGTCTATTGGTAAGAACCTCTAATGGATTCTTATGAATAAAGTAGTAGTTAATTTGGTGATTTGGGAAGTTAAGAACCTATGTTagttaaattgattttttcttcCTCCAATGGGAGAACCTCATAggggttcttaatttttttttttttaaagttgaatgatttaaaataaaagcatacataaatttttttaagaaaaatgacATAAAAGCATATTAGAAGAGGAAGAAGCCATTTAGAACAGAAATGTTTTTGGTGAAATGGTAAGAGAAACAGAAATATTTTGTGAAATTTTTGGTGAAATCATTTGTTGCAAATTTGCAATTGCGCTCAATTTTTGGTGAAATCGTTGTCTCATGGTGAAGAATTTGTGGCTGATGTTGTTCAAAGCAGGGAATTGCAATTTCGCTCAATTGCAGTAAAAACTCATATACATTTAGTCTCATCAGAGAGATGTGTGAATTAATGTGATGCTGACTTATGTCTATTACTAATTTCACAAAACTTTCTACGTAGTTTCATATATTGAATGCAACATTATAACAACCGAAACAAATCAACCAAAACTCGTACATTCTTCagttcttttcttttcaaacaAATCAACCAACACAACTTAATGTAAAGCAATCCTACCAACCTAATGACTGTCTAACGCCCAACCTAATCACTGTCTAACCAAGACAAGTTAATGCAAAGCACTCCTACCAGCTTTCCAATCTAACACACTAAAAGAAAACTCTACTAACCTCTTGCCAAATTAAATGAAGAAAAGATGCTTTGCCCAAGTTTGATCCGTCTCTGCCAGAGAGTGGGTGATGAACATTATCAGACCTTTGCGTTAACGTTTCCACCGGAGTGTTCTCTCTGCAAGAATAAAACAGATTGCATTTCAAGATTAAGCTATCTCTATACAAACAATTGAACAAATAAGAAGCTATCTCCTAACAAAATCAGAAGCTATCTCTATACAAAATCAGAAGCTATCTCTATACAAACCATTGAACAAAATCAGAAGCTATCTCTATACACAATCAGAAGCTCTCTCTATACACACCATAGCTTTATCTCTAACCTCAAACCAAACGGAAAAAAAGTACTAACCTCAAACCCACCATAGCTTTATCTCTTATTACATCGATTTGGTTCCATGTTCTTCCTCTCTCCCGGGTCTCTCGAATACAACGAGTTTTGGAACCAAATCGATGGAACCAAGTCGTGTAAAGATAGACAAACAGAGGAGATGCACAGAGCCAAATCTATTCTCAAATCGATTTGTATCAACCCAATTCACTAGACGAGCTTCAAATCAATAcaagaaaatcaaaaaatttgaaccTCAACGGTGATTCCATTGACGGAATTGGAGGAGGAGGCAGTGATCGATCGGTTTCGTGACATGCAAatagagaagaaggaagaagaacgaaagaagaaggaagaagaacgaAGAAGAATcgacgaagagagagagagagagagaataattTTTTCCCTTTTGTCTTTAATGATTAGCCTATACAAACTGGACACGTCAGGGGTTTTAATCAATTCTTAAAGTCCCTGCTTTGACAGCGGTTCTGTTGTGTGAATgcatttttgatttattttttttaagttatgcTCTAGAACTCCTTAGTCAAAACCTCCGATGGAGGTGGTCTTAGTTGAtgtgtaattaacaaaaatgtaaatgaaaataaaattgtacTTCAACTTTTTTTGTCGAATACAtttaatcaaggtttttaaacTCGTCCCGGATACTGAACTGGATAATTTTCCGGGTCACCGGATTATTTGGTCCACCACGTGCAAATCACATGCtaattaactaattaatttttatataataatatattggctattaaaaatataatatatactttatattttaaaaaaaaaatattagaaaatactTTGCTTTAcgttcttatttttattttatttgatatacaaaatatcaaaaaataatttagactATTTAACAATTGTTGTAACAAGTTAGGAGTAATGTCatctaataaaaatatcaagATTCAAAATCCATAAGTATTtaaaatgtgaataataaaattataatttaaatccAAAAGTGaaatatcaaattataatagATTGTCGAtgacaaaaataaactaatacaaAATCATATTCACTGTTTTGGTTCTCTATATTATCGTtaacttcattttcttcaagtGTCATAGttaaatcttcatcaaaatctaaaattcacaaataaatagtttaatcgTCACTATACatgataaaaattaacatgaatACAAAACAGATTCTAAtaacataaactaaaaaatatttaagaaagaaaaagtaaaagCTACCTACTGGTTCAACTGCCGCTGGATTCcaggttttaatattttttacaagttttattaggtttctctttttaaaatagtttcttcATAAAATTTAAACCCGATTTTATATCGGGTCA
It encodes the following:
- the LOC111212542 gene encoding granule-bound starch synthase 1, chloroplastic/amyloplastic — its product is MAYVTGSHFVSLVNNNHGGASGSEANANLSQISFKCQSMTHCGLRSFNMVDRLQRRCQAKAVSAKSSKGLQQNAPKAKRVGKIVCEKGMSMIFIGAEVGPWSKTGGLGDVLGGLPPALAARGHRVMTVCPRYDQYKDAWDTCVVVQIKVGDKVEDVRFFHCYKRGVDRVFVDHPLFLAKVVGKTGSKIYGPITGVDYTDNQLRFSLLCQAALEAPRVLNLNSSKYFSGPYGEDVVFVANDWHTALLPCYLKSMYQSRGIYMNAKVVFCIHNIAYQGRFAFDDFSLLNLPDSFKSSFDFMDGYEKPVKGRKINWMKAAILEAWRVLTVSPYYAQELISGIDRGVELHSYLRMKTVSGIINGMDVQEWNPATDKYIDIKYDITTVTEAKPLIKEALQAAVGLPVDRDVPVIGFIGRLEEQKGSDILVEAISKFMGLNVQMVILGTGKKKMEAQILELEEKFPGKAVGVAKFNVPLAHMITAGADFIIVPSRFEPCGLIQLHAMRYGTVPIVASTGGLVDTVKDGFTGFHIGRFNVKCEVVDPDDVIATAKAVARAVAVYGTPAMNEMVKNCMDQDFSWKGPARLWEKVLLSLDVAGSEAGVEGEEIAPLAKENVATP